The genomic segment ACCTCCGGGGGCGTCGCCCCGAACCTCCTCCCGAAGCGCCGCCTTGAGAGCCGGAACGCTCGGCGTCGCCAGGTCGAGGTTGCTGGTGAAGGGATCGCGGCTCGGATCTTCGTTCCAGTCGTACTCGGCCATCGCCGCCACCATGCGGGCCCCTTCGATGCCGAAGAAACGCGCCATCAGGGCCAGGCTCATGTCGATTCCGGCCGACACCCCGGAAGACGTCATGACGCGTCCGGACTCGACCCAGCGGGCCTCCTCGATCCACTCCGTGTCGCCACCGTAACCCTTGATATAGCTGAAGAAGGCCTTGTTGGCGGTGGCCCGCTGTCCGTCGAGGAGCCCGGCTTTGGCAAGGATCGCGGCGCCGGTGCAAACGGACGCCATCACCTGGACCTCGGGCGCCCGCGCAGCGACGAACTCGATCAGCTTGCGGTTGTCGACCTCGCGCAGGGTTCCGATGCCCCCGGGCACCATCAGCACATCGAGCGGCGGAGCGGACTCGAAGGAGTACGGCACGTCGAGACGCGGCGCGAGGTCGGCGGGGTAGGACACCGTGCGGACCACCACCGGGCCGGCGGTTTCGGCGATCAGGTGGACCCGAATCAGATCCGGTCCAGCATTCATCCACATCTCGAGGGGGCCGAAGAGATCGAGCGGCTCGACGCCGTCGAAGACCAGGACGCCGATGTCGAGCGGGGCTTCGTAGTCACCGATCGCGGCGCTGTCCTTCTGGCGGGCGATGTGAAAGCTCGAACGGCTTCGCCCTTCGGAACCCGGCTGCGACCACGACAGGACGTACTCACCATCCGGCATCGTGCCGGAGACGAAGGCCATCAGACCGTTGTCCTCCATGGCGTGCAGGCCGCGCAGAGGGAGATCGCCCGCCGGGCCGGTCAGCCTGAGGTCGAGGCGGGCCGGATCGTGAGCTTCCGAGAGCCACAGGCGAACGCTGCGCAGGGGTTGGTCGAGAACTGCCCCGTCCGCCGGCTCGGTGCGGACTTTCGATTGGTCGGCGACCTCTTCCGGCGCCGCCTTGCGGCCCATCGGATCATCGCCGGGATCGCTGAAATCGTCTGCTCGTACTGCGCCGAGGGGGGTGACCGCCAGCACGGCCACCAACCCCCAGAGAACCCTTTGCTGGAGCTTTTTCATCGTCATCTCACCTTGGAAACCGGAATCCACCATCGCGGACGAGCGTCGACCGGCTGGACGCCCCTCGTCCGAACGTCGCCTTTGCGAGCCTGGAGGCTCGGGAATTCGTCTAGGCTGAGGAGGTGAGGGGAGCCGGCGGGCCGCGCGCAGGGAGGGTTCCGGATCGCCGGTCGGAGCGATCGACGGGCGTGGGCAGAGCCACCCTCTGAAGGGAGACGAGGGCCGGCCCCGGAGCGTTCGAAGAAGGCTCGAAGGCGGCGTTGAAGGTGGCGCCGAGAGGACAGTGGTTCTCCTGCGATGAATCCTCGCCCTGCGCCGGAGCAGCAGGGTCCATCGGCATCAGCCCAGCGGCGTGGGCCGGACAGATCTTGACCGGTAGGCCTTCCGAGAGGGAGGCCGGCATGAAGCCGATCGGCACCAAGGCGCGCAAGGTCAGCCCGAGTAGTGCGACTCCCAGGAGGGCGAGGCGCGAGGGCTGATGCAGTGGCTTCATTTTGGCGGATGGATCTTCAGGTCTTACCAAACCTGGGGAGACCGTAGCACGCCGCGCCAGGATCTGGGGCCGCCTCGAAGAGCGCTGTCGGAGGGAACCGTCGTCGTCGACGGGGTCAAGAAAAAGGGCGGCCCCGCGACGCGAGGAGCGCCGCAGGCAGCCGGCGATCCCCGCGGGGGCCAGGGCGGTCGCGGGAACCGCCGGATCGGTCCGAGATCAGTCGGGCCAGACGTAGCAGAACAGCGCCATCATGCCGCCGTGCTCGGCGCACACGTCGCCGAGCAGGTCCTTGCAGACATTGATCGGAGTGCCGGCGGGGCAGGCGAGAACGCCGTCGTGCCCGTCCTCGCAAAGAAAACGGCATTCGGTCTGCCCGACCGGCACCGCCACCTCGGGACCGCTCGAGGCCACGGTGCCGCCGCGGGAGGTCACGACCGGATCCGCCGTCACCATCGGAGAGGCGACCATCAACACGGCCACCAGGGCCAAACCGGCGACCAACAGGAGCTGGATCTTGTTCATCGTCTTTCCTTTCTCGGTTCGGGTTGTCTCGAAGCTCTCGCTGAACGGAGGTGTCGGGGGTCGACCCGATCAGCGAACGTTGTCGCAGGCGACGGCGACCAGACCACCATGGTCGACACAAGGATCGCCGAGGAGGTCGGCGCAGACCTGGACCGGTGTTCCCGCCGGACAGGCCAGAACCCCGTCGTGGCCATCGGCACAGCGGAAGCGACACTCCACCTGCGGCGTCTCGAACTCCTTCGGCGCCTCCTGGTAGACGCCGATGGCGGCGCCGCTGCTGCCGGCGATGGCGATCACCCCCAGAAGACAGGCCAGTCCCAGGGCGCCGGCGAGAACCTTTCTCGGATTCGTCATCGATCTCTCCTTGCATCAGGTGAATAGGAGTGCTTGTCTGACAAAGCGAGAACCGAAGCCGGATGGAATAGGCCGCGCTATGATCGTTTCCATGGCTGCGCGATTCCTTCTCCTGACCGTGCTTCTCGCCCTACTCGGCGCTCCGCTCTGGGGCGTCGGGGGTAAATGGACCCCGGAACAAATCCTCGACCACGATCCCGGTTGGCTGCGCAAGCTCGGCCTCATCCTGCCGCCGGAGGACCTCTGGAGCGCCCAAGGCGGCGGGCTCCTCGAGGCGATCGTTCAGATCAATGGCTGCTCCTCGGGCTTTGTCTCCGACGACGGTCTCCT from the Acidobacteriota bacterium genome contains:
- a CDS encoding DJ-1/PfpI family protein, with the translated sequence MKKLQQRVLWGLVAVLAVTPLGAVRADDFSDPGDDPMGRKAAPEEVADQSKVRTEPADGAVLDQPLRSVRLWLSEAHDPARLDLRLTGPAGDLPLRGLHAMEDNGLMAFVSGTMPDGEYVLSWSQPGSEGRSRSSFHIARQKDSAAIGDYEAPLDIGVLVFDGVEPLDLFGPLEMWMNAGPDLIRVHLIAETAGPVVVRTVSYPADLAPRLDVPYSFESAPPLDVLMVPGGIGTLREVDNRKLIEFVAARAPEVQVMASVCTGAAILAKAGLLDGQRATANKAFFSYIKGYGGDTEWIEEARWVESGRVMTSSGVSAGIDMSLALMARFFGIEGARMVAAMAEYDWNEDPSRDPFTSNLDLATPSVPALKAALREEVRGDAPGGP